The following proteins are co-located in the Streptomyces sp. NBC_00435 genome:
- a CDS encoding acyl-CoA carboxylase subunit beta, whose protein sequence is MSQPSEPIDMHTTAGKIADLQRRVEEATHAGSGRAVEKQHAKGKLTARERVALLLDEGSFVELDEFARHRSTNFGLEKTRPYGDGVVTGYGTVDGRPVALFSQDFTVFGGALGEVYGQKIMKVMDFALKTGCPLVGINDSGGARIQEGVSALGMYGEIFRRNVHASGVIPQISLVVGPCAGGAVYSPAITDFTVMVDQTSHMFITGPDVIKTVTGEDVGFEELGGARTHNSTSGVAHHMAGDEKDAIEYVKSLLSYLPSNNLSEPPAFPEEADTEVSGTDLELDVLIPDSANQPYDMHTVIEHVLDDAEFLETQSLFAPNILTGFGRVEGHPVGVVANQPMQFAGCLDIDASEKAARFVRTCDAFNIPVLTFVDVPGFLPGTDQEYNGIIRRGAKLIYAYAEATVPLITVITRKAFGGAYDVMGSKHLGADLNLAWPTAQIAVMGAQGAVNILHRRAIAEAEEAGTAEETRARLITEYEDALLNPYTAAERGYIDAVTMPSQTRAHVVKGLRQLRTKRESLPPKKHGNIPL, encoded by the coding sequence ATGTCACAACCGTCAGAGCCGATCGACATGCACACCACCGCGGGGAAGATCGCGGATCTGCAGCGCCGCGTCGAGGAAGCCACTCATGCCGGGTCCGGGCGGGCGGTGGAGAAGCAGCACGCCAAGGGCAAGCTGACGGCGCGTGAGCGGGTGGCCCTGTTGCTGGACGAGGGGTCCTTCGTCGAGCTGGACGAGTTCGCCCGGCACCGCTCGACGAACTTCGGGCTGGAGAAGACCCGGCCCTACGGGGACGGCGTCGTGACCGGTTACGGCACCGTGGACGGGCGCCCCGTCGCCCTGTTCTCCCAGGACTTCACCGTCTTCGGCGGGGCCCTCGGTGAGGTCTACGGCCAGAAGATCATGAAGGTCATGGACTTCGCGCTGAAGACCGGCTGCCCGCTGGTCGGAATCAACGACTCCGGTGGCGCCCGCATCCAGGAGGGCGTCAGCGCGCTCGGCATGTACGGCGAGATCTTCCGCCGCAACGTGCACGCCTCCGGCGTGATCCCGCAGATCAGCCTGGTCGTCGGGCCCTGCGCCGGCGGAGCCGTGTACTCCCCCGCCATCACCGACTTCACGGTCATGGTCGACCAGACCTCGCACATGTTCATCACCGGCCCGGACGTCATCAAGACGGTCACCGGTGAGGACGTCGGCTTCGAGGAGCTGGGCGGGGCGCGCACGCACAACAGCACGTCCGGCGTCGCGCACCACATGGCGGGTGACGAGAAGGACGCCATCGAGTACGTGAAGTCGCTCCTCTCCTACCTCCCGTCGAACAACCTCTCCGAGCCCCCGGCCTTCCCCGAGGAGGCCGACACCGAGGTCTCCGGGACCGACCTCGAGCTCGACGTCCTCATCCCGGACAGCGCGAACCAGCCGTACGACATGCACACCGTGATCGAGCACGTGCTCGACGACGCGGAGTTCCTGGAGACCCAGTCGCTGTTCGCGCCGAACATCCTCACCGGCTTCGGCCGCGTCGAGGGCCACCCGGTGGGGGTCGTCGCCAACCAGCCGATGCAGTTCGCCGGCTGTCTGGACATCGACGCCTCCGAGAAGGCGGCCCGCTTCGTACGAACCTGCGACGCCTTCAACATCCCGGTGCTGACCTTCGTCGACGTACCGGGCTTCCTGCCGGGCACGGACCAGGAGTACAACGGGATCATCCGGCGCGGCGCGAAGCTGATCTACGCGTACGCCGAGGCCACCGTCCCCCTGATCACCGTCATCACGCGCAAGGCCTTCGGCGGTGCCTACGATGTGATGGGCTCCAAGCACCTCGGTGCCGACCTGAACCTCGCCTGGCCGACCGCGCAGATCGCGGTCATGGGAGCCCAGGGCGCGGTGAACATCCTGCACCGCCGGGCCATCGCCGAGGCCGAGGAGGCCGGAACCGCCGAGGAGACCCGGGCGCGGCTCATCACCGAGTACGAGGACGCGCTGCTCAACCCGTACACGGCCGCCGAGCGCGGGTACATCGACGCGGTGACCATGCCGTCGCAGACCCGGGCGCACGTGGTCAAGGGGCTGCGGCAGCTGCGCACCAAGCGGGAGTCCCTGCCCCCGAAGAAGCACGGCAACATCCCCCTCTAG
- a CDS encoding biotin--[acetyl-CoA-carboxylase] ligase, translating into MTPSDASGGASTGASAGRWSSLDRPPLNAAALRRALVTGDGLWTSLEVVASTGSTNSDLAARAAQLSEGAVLVAEEQTAGRGRLDRSWVAPARSGLFFSVLLKPGHAVPQERWGWLTLLAGVATAAGLSRAAGVETHLKWPNDLLVAVDGEERKTGGILAERVGDGVVVGIGLNVTLTDGELPVDTAGSLVLAKASVTDRDPLLRAVLRSLEQWYGDWRAAGGDPAASGLQETYAAGCATLGRHVRAELPGGRTLTGTAEAVDTDGRLVVRTADGEREAVGAGDVVHLRSVR; encoded by the coding sequence ATGACGCCTTCAGATGCATCAGGCGGAGCTTCGACCGGAGCTTCCGCGGGCCGCTGGTCGAGCCTCGACCGGCCGCCGTTGAACGCCGCCGCGCTGCGGCGGGCCCTCGTGACCGGTGACGGACTGTGGACCTCGCTGGAGGTGGTGGCCTCGACCGGGTCGACCAACAGCGATCTCGCCGCACGGGCCGCGCAGCTGTCCGAGGGGGCCGTGCTCGTCGCCGAGGAGCAGACCGCGGGACGGGGCAGGCTCGACCGGAGCTGGGTCGCGCCCGCACGTTCCGGACTGTTCTTCTCCGTACTCCTCAAGCCCGGGCACGCGGTGCCGCAGGAACGGTGGGGGTGGCTGACGCTGCTGGCCGGGGTGGCCACCGCGGCCGGGCTCTCGCGCGCCGCCGGGGTCGAGACCCACCTCAAGTGGCCCAACGACCTGCTGGTCGCGGTGGACGGGGAGGAGCGCAAGACCGGCGGGATCCTCGCCGAGCGGGTGGGCGACGGGGTGGTCGTCGGGATCGGGCTCAACGTGACGCTGACCGACGGGGAGCTGCCGGTGGACACCGCCGGGTCCCTGGTGCTGGCCAAGGCCTCCGTCACCGACCGGGACCCGCTGCTCAGGGCCGTGCTGCGGTCGCTGGAGCAGTGGTACGGGGACTGGCGCGCGGCCGGCGGCGATCCGGCGGCCAGCGGTCTGCAGGAGACGTACGCGGCGGGCTGCGCGACCCTCGGCCGGCACGTGCGCGCCGAGCTGCCGGGCGGGCGCACTCTCACCGGTACGGCCGAAGCGGTGGACACCGACGGGCGGCTCGTCGTACGGACGGCGGACGGGGAGCGGGAGGCCGTGGGGGCGGGGGACGTCGTCCATCTGCGGTCCGTGCGGTGA
- a CDS encoding adenylate/guanylate cyclase domain-containing protein, whose product MTVDDPQSNAPAPGTAAGGPGGSGGAGGSGVHAGPIGREQHTPHHEVDHTAQPTADPLAIRLEQLILGAERRYTPFQAARSAGVSMELASRFWRAMGFADIGQAKALTEADVLALRRLAGLVEAGLLSEPMAVQVARSTGQTTARLAEWQIDSFLEGLTEPPEPGMTRTEVTYPLVELLLPELEEFLVYVWRRQLAAATGRVVQVADDEEMVDRRLAVGFADLVGFTRLTRRLEEEELGELVESFETTSADLVAAHGGRLIKTLGDEVLYCADDAATAAEIALRLIETMGADPQMPELRVGIAFGTVTTRMGDVFGTTVNLASRLTSIAPKDAVLVDGAMAEELGRTGAAPVSEKEAESEEGGGAYRFALQPMWQRPVRGLGVVEPWSLTRRSPKIPG is encoded by the coding sequence TTGACCGTCGACGACCCTCAGTCCAACGCGCCCGCCCCCGGAACGGCGGCGGGCGGTCCGGGCGGTTCCGGCGGCGCGGGCGGTTCCGGCGTCCATGCCGGCCCGATCGGGCGCGAGCAGCACACTCCCCACCACGAGGTCGACCACACGGCCCAGCCGACGGCCGACCCGCTCGCCATCCGCCTGGAGCAGCTGATCCTGGGCGCCGAGCGCCGGTACACCCCCTTCCAGGCCGCCCGCAGCGCCGGGGTCTCGATGGAGCTCGCCTCCCGCTTCTGGCGGGCCATGGGCTTCGCGGACATCGGCCAGGCCAAGGCCCTGACGGAGGCGGACGTACTGGCGCTGCGCCGGCTCGCGGGCCTGGTCGAGGCCGGGCTGCTGAGCGAGCCGATGGCGGTGCAGGTGGCCCGGTCCACGGGGCAGACCACGGCGCGGCTCGCCGAGTGGCAGATCGACTCCTTCCTGGAGGGGCTGACGGAGCCGCCTGAGCCGGGAATGACCCGCACCGAGGTCACGTACCCGCTGGTCGAGCTGTTGCTGCCGGAGCTGGAGGAGTTCCTCGTCTACGTGTGGCGGCGCCAGCTGGCGGCCGCGACCGGGCGGGTCGTGCAGGTGGCGGACGACGAGGAGATGGTCGACCGGCGACTCGCGGTGGGCTTCGCCGACCTGGTGGGCTTCACGCGCCTGACGCGGCGGCTGGAGGAGGAGGAGCTCGGCGAGCTGGTCGAGTCCTTCGAGACGACGTCGGCGGACCTGGTGGCGGCGCACGGCGGCCGGCTGATCAAGACGCTGGGCGACGAGGTGCTGTACTGCGCCGACGACGCGGCGACGGCGGCGGAGATCGCGCTGCGGCTGATCGAGACGATGGGGGCCGATCCGCAGATGCCGGAGCTGCGGGTGGGGATCGCCTTCGGGACGGTGACGACCCGGATGGGCGACGTCTTCGGGACCACGGTGAACCTGGCCTCGCGGCTGACGTCGATAGCGCCGAAGGACGCGGTGCTGGTGGACGGGGCGATGGCCGAGGAACTGGGCCGCACGGGCGCGGCGCCGGTGTCGGAGAAGGAAGCCGAGAGCGAGGAGGGCGGCGGCGCCTACCGCTTCGCGCTCCAGCCGATGTGGCAGCGCCCGGTGCGCGGCCTCGGGGTCGTGGAGCCCTGGTCGCTGACGCGGCGGAGCCCTAAGATCCCCGGGTAA
- a CDS encoding enoyl-CoA hydratase/isomerase family protein yields the protein MSEFVTVRRHEGGVAELVLDRPKAMNAVSTDMARAIGAACAELAADASVRVVVLSSTAGRAFCVGADLKERNSFSDAELLRQRPTTRGAYGGVLELPMPTIAAVHGFALGGGFELALACDVIVADETAVVGLPEVSVGVIPGGGGTQLLPRRVGAARAAELIFSARRVEAGEALALGLVDSVVPAGSDRDAALEMAAAMAANSPVGLRAAKRALRLGHGMDLTAGLEIEDAAWRTVAFSGDRAEGVAAFNEKRKPRWPGV from the coding sequence GTGTCTGAATTCGTGACTGTGCGCCGGCACGAGGGCGGGGTCGCCGAGCTGGTCCTGGACCGGCCGAAGGCGATGAACGCCGTGTCGACGGACATGGCGCGGGCCATCGGGGCGGCGTGTGCGGAGCTGGCCGCGGACGCGTCGGTACGGGTGGTCGTGCTCTCCTCGACCGCCGGGAGGGCGTTCTGCGTGGGCGCGGACCTCAAGGAGCGCAACTCGTTCTCGGACGCCGAGCTGCTGCGCCAGCGGCCGACCACGCGGGGTGCGTACGGGGGCGTACTGGAGCTGCCGATGCCGACGATCGCGGCGGTGCACGGCTTCGCCCTGGGCGGCGGCTTCGAGCTGGCCCTCGCCTGCGATGTGATCGTGGCCGACGAGACGGCGGTGGTCGGCCTGCCCGAGGTGTCGGTGGGCGTGATCCCGGGTGGCGGGGGCACGCAGCTGCTGCCCAGGCGGGTGGGGGCGGCGCGGGCCGCGGAGCTCATCTTCAGCGCCCGGCGGGTGGAGGCCGGTGAGGCCCTCGCGCTGGGGCTGGTGGACTCGGTGGTCCCGGCGGGGTCGGACCGCGACGCGGCGCTGGAGATGGCCGCCGCGATGGCGGCGAACTCCCCGGTCGGGCTGCGCGCGGCCAAGCGGGCGCTGCGACTCGGGCACGGGATGGACCTGACGGCGGGGCTGGAGATCGAGGACGCGGCCTGGCGGACGGTGGCCTTCTCGGGGGACCGGGCCGAGGGCGTGGCGGCGTTCAACGAGAAGCGGAAGCCGCGGTGGCCGGGGGTGTGA
- a CDS encoding GGDEF domain-containing protein: MGVDGRLRAVVGLAQAMAAACAPRDSVRAAARGARLAMDGSFVAISAWERERGCLRVLVNEGERRAGEEEFPEDESYPVHDFPEITEFLHERWVGGGGPHAWVDSAVGDRPGRRGEALRRRGRGTCVVAPIVLSGRAWGELYVARDEGMADFDEDDAEFATVLAAVVAAGLAQNDRLEEARRLAFTDPLTGLANRRAVDMRLDEALEEHRRGGAVTVVSLVVCDLNGLKKVNDTLGHAMGDRLLERFGSVLSLCGAMLPGALVARLGGDEFCLVSVGPSADEVVRVTEEVCLRAAELELGEGVACGVASTGDPIGPVKSSRRLFRLADAAQYKAKAARSAKPVVAGRDTAVVRLADAEPGGPGERRRFRGRA, encoded by the coding sequence ATGGGTGTTGACGGGCGGCTCCGAGCCGTTGTGGGCCTCGCGCAGGCCATGGCGGCCGCGTGCGCGCCGCGGGACAGTGTCCGGGCCGCGGCGCGCGGCGCGCGGCTGGCGATGGACGGCTCTTTCGTCGCGATCTCCGCGTGGGAGCGGGAGCGGGGGTGCCTTCGGGTGCTCGTGAACGAGGGGGAGCGCAGGGCCGGAGAGGAGGAGTTCCCCGAGGACGAGTCCTATCCCGTGCACGACTTCCCCGAGATCACGGAGTTCCTGCATGAACGCTGGGTGGGAGGAGGCGGTCCCCACGCCTGGGTGGACAGCGCGGTCGGGGACCGGCCCGGGCGCCGGGGCGAGGCGCTGCGCCGGCGCGGGCGCGGGACGTGCGTGGTCGCGCCGATCGTGCTGAGCGGGCGGGCGTGGGGCGAGCTGTACGTGGCCCGGGACGAGGGGATGGCGGACTTCGACGAGGACGACGCGGAGTTCGCGACCGTCCTCGCGGCGGTCGTCGCGGCCGGGCTCGCGCAGAACGACCGGCTGGAGGAGGCGCGCAGGCTCGCCTTCACCGACCCGCTGACCGGGCTGGCCAACCGGCGGGCCGTGGACATGCGGCTCGACGAAGCGCTGGAGGAGCACCGCCGCGGTGGGGCGGTGACCGTGGTCAGCCTGGTGGTCTGTGACCTGAACGGGCTGAAGAAGGTCAACGACACGCTCGGTCACGCGATGGGCGACCGGCTGCTGGAACGTTTCGGCTCGGTGCTCAGCCTGTGCGGGGCGATGCTGCCGGGTGCGCTGGTCGCGCGGCTGGGCGGCGATGAGTTCTGCCTGGTCAGCGTGGGTCCTTCGGCGGACGAAGTGGTGCGGGTCACCGAGGAGGTGTGCCTGCGGGCCGCCGAGCTGGAGCTGGGCGAGGGGGTCGCCTGCGGGGTCGCGTCCACGGGGGATCCGATCGGGCCGGTGAAGTCCTCGCGGAGGCTGTTCCGGCTGGCCGACGCGGCGCAGTACAAGGCGAAGGCGGCGCGGTCGGCGAAGCCGGTGGTGGCGGGGCGGGACACCGCCGTGGTCCGCCTCGCGGACGCCGAGCCGGGCGGCCCGGGGGAACGCCGCCGCTTCCGGGGCCGCGCGTAG
- the hutH gene encoding histidine ammonia-lyase, with protein MHTVVVGTSGTTAEDVIAVARGNARIELSGEALAALARAREIVDALAAKPEPVYGVSTGFGALASRHISPELRAQLQRNIVRSHAAGMGPRVEREVVRALMFLRLKTVASGHTGVRPSVAQTMADVLNAGITPVVHEYGSLGCSGDLAPLSHCALALMGEGDAEGPDGVVRPAGELLAEAGIEPVELREKEGLALLNGTDGMLGMLVMALADLGKLYTAADITAALTLEALLGTEKVLQPELHAIRPHPGQGVSAANMAAVLKDSGLVRHFQEETAPRVQDAYSVRCAPQVAGAGRDTMAHAALVASRELAAAVDNPVVLPDGRVESNGNFHGAPVAYVLDFLAIAAADLGSIAERRTDRLLDKNRSHGLPPFLADDAGVDSGLMIAQYTQAALVSEMKRLAVPASADSIPSSAMQEDHVSMGWSAARKLRTAVDNLTRIIAIEMYAATRAIELRHGLTPAPASRAAIAAARAAGVEGPGPDRFLAPDLAAADAFVRSGALVDAVESVTGPLA; from the coding sequence ATGCACACTGTCGTGGTGGGAACGTCCGGGACCACCGCTGAGGACGTCATCGCCGTCGCCCGCGGCAACGCCCGCATCGAGCTCTCCGGCGAGGCGCTCGCCGCGCTGGCGCGGGCCCGCGAGATCGTGGACGCGCTCGCCGCGAAGCCCGAGCCCGTCTACGGGGTGTCCACCGGGTTCGGGGCGCTCGCCTCCCGGCACATCAGCCCCGAGCTGCGCGCGCAGCTCCAGCGCAACATCGTCCGTTCGCACGCCGCCGGCATGGGCCCGCGCGTCGAGCGGGAGGTCGTGCGCGCGCTGATGTTCCTGCGGCTCAAGACCGTGGCCTCCGGCCACACCGGCGTGCGCCCGTCCGTCGCGCAGACCATGGCCGATGTCCTGAACGCCGGGATCACCCCCGTCGTGCACGAGTACGGCTCCCTCGGCTGCTCCGGCGACCTCGCCCCGCTGTCCCACTGCGCGCTCGCGCTCATGGGCGAGGGCGACGCGGAAGGCCCCGACGGGGTCGTGCGCCCCGCCGGGGAACTGCTCGCCGAGGCCGGGATCGAGCCCGTCGAGCTCCGCGAGAAGGAGGGCCTCGCCCTCCTCAACGGCACCGACGGCATGCTCGGCATGCTGGTCATGGCCCTCGCCGACCTCGGCAAGCTGTACACCGCCGCCGACATCACCGCCGCCCTGACCCTGGAGGCGCTGCTCGGCACGGAGAAGGTCCTCCAGCCCGAGCTGCACGCCATCCGCCCGCACCCCGGGCAGGGTGTCTCCGCCGCGAACATGGCCGCCGTCCTGAAGGACTCCGGGCTCGTCCGCCACTTCCAGGAGGAGACCGCCCCGCGCGTCCAGGACGCCTACTCCGTGCGCTGCGCCCCCCAGGTCGCCGGCGCGGGCCGCGACACCATGGCGCACGCCGCCCTCGTCGCCTCGCGCGAGCTGGCCGCCGCCGTCGACAACCCGGTGGTCCTGCCCGACGGGCGCGTGGAGTCCAACGGCAACTTCCACGGCGCCCCGGTCGCGTACGTCCTGGACTTCCTGGCCATCGCCGCCGCGGACCTCGGCTCGATCGCCGAGCGCCGCACCGACCGGCTGCTCGACAAGAACCGCAGCCACGGCCTGCCGCCCTTCCTCGCGGACGACGCCGGCGTTGACTCGGGGCTCATGATCGCCCAATACACGCAGGCCGCCCTGGTCAGCGAGATGAAGCGGCTCGCGGTCCCCGCCTCCGCCGACTCGATCCCCTCCTCCGCCATGCAGGAGGACCACGTCTCGATGGGCTGGTCGGCCGCGCGCAAGCTCCGTACCGCCGTCGACAACCTCACCCGGATCATCGCCATCGAGATGTACGCGGCCACCCGCGCCATCGAGCTGCGCCACGGGCTCACCCCGGCCCCGGCCAGCCGGGCCGCCATCGCGGCGGCGCGTGCGGCGGGTGTGGAGGGTCCCGGGCCGGACCGTTTCCTCGCCCCCGACCTGGCGGCCGCGGACGCCTTCGTCCGTTCGGGTGCGCTCGTGGACGCCGTGGAGTCCGTCACGGGCCCCCTCGCCTGA
- a CDS encoding L,D-transpeptidase, with protein sequence MEWRVRTDSKRRRRSLVAISAVLGGVLVLAGCNDSGDGGSTPKGNGEASAKSQADVDAAAAKDASKAKIAITPKDGATNVGLNDAASVAVTDGTLTQVELKSSEGTAVAGKIASDGKSWKPDGALKRSTKYALSATAKDDAGREAHENASFTTISPENSFVGSFIPDEGQTVGVGMPVSITFNKPIKDKKAVQAGITVTSTSGQEVVGHWFSPQRLDFRPEQYWQANSTVTLKLALDGVQGSPGIQGVQNKTVTFKIGRSQVSTVDAKTKKMVVTRDGAVLKTILISAGSPQNPTYNGQMVISEKFKETRMNGATVGFTDDDGKGEYDIKDVPHAMRLSNSGTFVHGNYWGSDSIFGSVNTSHGCVGLNDAKGANDPNQPAAWFYDNSLIGDVVTVVNSPDKTIKPDNGLNGWNMSWTDWKAGAAS encoded by the coding sequence ATGGAGTGGCGTGTGAGGACGGACAGCAAGCGGCGGAGAAGGTCCCTGGTGGCCATATCCGCCGTACTGGGTGGCGTACTGGTGCTCGCGGGGTGCAACGACTCCGGTGACGGCGGCAGCACGCCCAAGGGCAACGGTGAGGCCTCGGCCAAATCCCAGGCCGACGTCGACGCGGCGGCCGCGAAGGACGCCTCGAAGGCCAAGATAGCCATCACGCCCAAGGACGGCGCCACCAACGTCGGCCTGAACGACGCGGCCAGCGTGGCCGTCACTGACGGCACCCTGACCCAGGTCGAGCTGAAGAGCTCCGAGGGCACGGCGGTGGCGGGCAAGATAGCCTCCGACGGCAAGAGCTGGAAGCCGGACGGCGCGCTGAAGCGCTCGACCAAGTACGCGCTGTCGGCGACCGCGAAGGACGACGCGGGCCGTGAGGCGCACGAGAACGCCTCCTTCACCACCATCTCCCCGGAGAACAGCTTCGTCGGCTCGTTCATACCGGACGAGGGCCAGACCGTCGGCGTGGGCATGCCGGTCTCGATCACCTTCAACAAGCCGATCAAGGACAAGAAGGCCGTCCAGGCGGGCATCACGGTCACCTCCACCAGCGGCCAGGAGGTCGTGGGCCACTGGTTCAGCCCGCAGCGGCTGGACTTCCGCCCCGAGCAGTACTGGCAGGCGAACTCCACGGTCACGCTGAAGCTGGCGCTGGACGGGGTCCAGGGCAGCCCCGGCATCCAGGGCGTGCAGAACAAGACCGTCACCTTCAAGATCGGCCGGAGCCAGGTCTCCACCGTCGACGCGAAGACGAAGAAGATGGTCGTCACCCGGGACGGCGCGGTCCTCAAGACCATCCTGATCTCGGCGGGCTCCCCGCAGAACCCGACGTACAACGGTCAGATGGTGATCTCCGAGAAGTTCAAGGAGACCCGGATGAACGGCGCCACCGTCGGCTTCACGGACGACGACGGCAAGGGCGAGTACGACATCAAGGACGTACCGCACGCGATGCGCCTGTCGAACTCCGGCACCTTCGTGCACGGCAACTACTGGGGATCGGACTCGATCTTCGGCAGCGTCAACACCAGCCACGGCTGTGTCGGCCTCAACGACGCCAAGGGCGCGAACGACCCGAACCAGCCCGCGGCCTGGTTCTACGACAACTCCCTCATCGGAGACGTCGTCACGGTCGTCAACTCCCCGGACAAGACCATCAAGCCGGACAACGGCCTCAACGGCTGGAACATGAGCTGGACGGACTGGAAGGCGGGCGCGGCCTCCTGA
- a CDS encoding GNAT family N-acetyltransferase, with amino-acid sequence MTIAPLSVPPTDTEVDHWWAVLASARTADLPQVAPPSRTEVAGALRVPSARGRSVHWATEDAVASPVLFTDGGNDHTAFLDELTVRPDARRRGVGTALWGRAREELLASGRTSVAAEVDLGGPGQAFAESVGFENVLSMAWYVQDVRAAREEPAPPLPSDYELICWPGLVPDAWAPAVAVAHGAMEDAPMGDLDQRIQTWTAERLHAAHRKILDRGGALTTVAAVTPDGEVAAYTELVLPDPAGPRALQYDTVVVPAHRGHGLGRAVKRRMLAEAAVRHPDLRTVATSVADDNTPMLAVNAALGYRLERTVGYFQLKLQP; translated from the coding sequence ATGACGATCGCCCCGCTCTCCGTACCCCCGACCGACACCGAGGTCGACCACTGGTGGGCCGTCCTGGCTTCCGCCCGGACGGCCGACCTGCCGCAGGTGGCGCCGCCCTCCCGGACGGAGGTGGCCGGAGCGCTGCGGGTGCCTTCGGCGCGGGGGCGGTCGGTGCACTGGGCCACGGAGGACGCAGTCGCCTCCCCGGTCCTGTTCACGGACGGCGGCAACGACCACACCGCGTTCCTGGACGAGCTGACGGTACGGCCGGACGCGCGGCGGCGCGGTGTGGGCACGGCCCTGTGGGGGCGGGCCCGGGAGGAGCTGCTCGCCTCGGGTCGGACCTCAGTCGCGGCCGAGGTGGACCTGGGCGGTCCGGGCCAGGCGTTCGCCGAGTCCGTGGGCTTCGAGAACGTCCTGTCGATGGCCTGGTACGTACAGGACGTACGGGCGGCGCGGGAGGAGCCGGCGCCACCGCTCCCGTCCGACTACGAGCTGATCTGCTGGCCCGGACTGGTCCCCGACGCGTGGGCGCCGGCGGTGGCCGTCGCCCACGGCGCGATGGAGGACGCGCCGATGGGGGACCTGGACCAGAGGATCCAGACCTGGACGGCGGAGCGCCTGCACGCGGCCCACCGGAAGATCCTGGACCGGGGAGGCGCGCTGACCACGGTCGCCGCCGTCACCCCGGACGGAGAGGTGGCGGCCTACACCGAACTGGTCCTCCCCGACCCGGCCGGCCCGCGCGCGCTCCAGTACGACACCGTGGTGGTCCCCGCCCACCGGGGCCACGGCCTCGGCCGCGCGGTCAAGCGGCGCATGCTCGCGGAAGCGGCGGTCCGCCACCCGGACCTGCGCACCGTCGCCACCTCGGTGGCCGACGACAACACCCCGATGCTCGCGGTCAACGCGGCCCTGGGCTACCGGCTCGAACGCACGGTCGGCTACTTCCAGTTGAAGCTCCAGCCGTAG
- a CDS encoding helix-turn-helix transcriptional regulator — MHQLDQRAELGEFLRSRRSRLRPEDVGLPDYGRHRRVPGLRREELAQLAGVSVAYYTRLEQGHGQNVSAEILDAIARALRLDGTERAHLSRLAGPKPRKRRQAPRPQQVRPELRTLLDAMDGVPAYLVGRRQDVIGWNRMAAAVFGDFGTLPAQERNLVRLVFLDPATAELYADWECRACEVVSNLRLYAGQYPDDERLSALVGELSVKNEEFRRLWAAHTVADNKTHGIKRLRHPLVGELQLSFETLALPDDPAQFLVTYHAAPGSPSADALSLLSSWSASPAAPTPDPVRDAASTGDVPACGQ; from the coding sequence ATGCACCAGCTTGATCAGCGGGCCGAGCTCGGCGAGTTCCTGCGTTCCCGGCGCTCCCGGCTGCGCCCCGAGGACGTCGGCCTGCCCGACTACGGACGCCACCGCCGGGTCCCCGGGCTGCGCCGCGAGGAGCTGGCGCAGCTGGCTGGGGTCTCGGTCGCGTACTACACGCGGCTGGAGCAGGGCCACGGGCAGAACGTGTCGGCGGAGATCCTCGACGCCATCGCCCGGGCACTGCGCCTGGACGGTACGGAGCGCGCCCACCTGAGTCGTCTGGCCGGCCCGAAGCCCCGCAAGCGCCGCCAGGCCCCGCGCCCGCAGCAGGTGCGGCCGGAGCTGCGGACGCTGCTGGACGCGATGGACGGCGTACCCGCCTACCTGGTCGGGCGGCGCCAGGACGTCATAGGCTGGAACCGGATGGCGGCGGCGGTGTTCGGTGACTTCGGGACGCTGCCGGCCCAGGAGCGCAACCTGGTGCGGCTGGTGTTCCTGGACCCGGCGACGGCGGAGCTGTACGCCGACTGGGAGTGCCGGGCGTGCGAGGTGGTGAGCAACCTGCGCCTGTACGCCGGTCAGTACCCGGACGACGAGCGACTGTCGGCGCTGGTGGGCGAACTGTCGGTGAAGAACGAGGAGTTCCGCCGGCTGTGGGCGGCCCACACGGTGGCGGACAACAAGACGCACGGCATCAAGCGGCTGCGCCATCCGCTGGTCGGCGAACTCCAGCTCTCCTTCGAGACCCTGGCCCTCCCGGACGACCCGGCGCAGTTCCTGGTCACCTACCACGCGGCCCCGGGCTCCCCCTCGGCCGACGCCCTCAGCCTGCTCTCCTCCTGGTCCGCGTCACCCGCCGCTCCAACCCCGGACCCCGTCCGGGACGCGGCGTCGACCGGCGACGTCCCGGCCTGCGGCCAGTGA